From Chryseobacterium joostei, the proteins below share one genomic window:
- a CDS encoding M1 family metallopeptidase → MRKSAAIIFAFIISQFHAQQGSYYQQAAKYKMDIDVNAEKFTYQGKQTLEYTNNSPDELNVVYFHLYWNAFKRNSMMDQRVASQGKNGDSRLQKDGISRLSSIPKDQEGAQNIHWIKQNGKDLKFEVQETIMKVYLAEPIKPNSTTTFTMDWDAVIPEQIRRSGRNNREGVDMTMTQWYPKIAEYDYDGWATFDYMGREFHAPFSDFDVNIKINKDYVVGAGGILENPADVKGYDANAKIKAEKDKKVTWKWTAKNILDFAWSADRDYSVESFNVPDGPKVYLVYQKNDKTKVWSEAPSYITKYFQIMNSHFGKYVYPTYAFIQGGDGGMEYGMCTMILGEAKNIKDLMGLMAHEGAHSWYQQMLATNESVRPWMDEGFTSYAEGYTMHQLFPEELPNPFAKTIEAYRNFIKKGIEEPAVWLGDHHDNGTAYTYSTYVKGELYLVQLGYIMGEQNLAETLKQYYDQWSMKHPSDRDFLHIAQKVSGMDLKWFHNYWINTTKTIDYGIKDVKYDEKSTTITLVNNGQVPMPIDFSVMTTDKKIVTYQIPLNMTHTWKEKDIYGDFKTMPYWPWTQKEYTITVPYTKSQLSVLGIDFSQRIADVNMADNFVEVK, encoded by the coding sequence ATGAGAAAATCGGCTGCAATCATTTTTGCGTTTATCATTTCACAATTTCATGCTCAGCAAGGATCTTATTATCAGCAGGCTGCGAAATACAAGATGGATATTGATGTTAACGCTGAAAAATTTACCTATCAGGGAAAACAAACCTTAGAATACACCAACAATTCTCCGGATGAGCTGAATGTGGTTTATTTCCACTTGTATTGGAATGCTTTCAAGCGTAATTCGATGATGGATCAAAGGGTGGCTTCCCAAGGAAAAAATGGTGACTCAAGATTGCAAAAAGACGGGATCTCAAGATTGTCTTCTATTCCAAAAGATCAGGAGGGCGCTCAAAATATTCACTGGATCAAGCAAAATGGCAAGGATCTGAAGTTTGAAGTTCAGGAAACCATAATGAAGGTGTATCTGGCAGAGCCTATCAAGCCAAATTCTACAACAACTTTTACAATGGATTGGGATGCGGTAATTCCTGAGCAGATTAGAAGAAGCGGAAGAAATAACAGAGAAGGTGTAGATATGACCATGACGCAATGGTACCCAAAAATTGCTGAATATGATTATGATGGCTGGGCAACATTCGATTACATGGGAAGAGAATTCCATGCACCGTTTTCAGATTTTGATGTCAATATTAAGATCAATAAAGATTATGTAGTAGGAGCAGGAGGGATTCTTGAAAATCCAGCTGATGTAAAAGGATATGACGCTAACGCAAAAATAAAGGCAGAGAAAGATAAAAAAGTAACCTGGAAATGGACAGCTAAGAATATTCTTGACTTTGCATGGAGTGCAGACAGGGACTATTCTGTAGAAAGCTTTAACGTTCCGGATGGACCGAAAGTATATTTAGTATATCAGAAAAATGATAAGACTAAAGTTTGGAGCGAGGCACCCTCTTATATCACAAAGTATTTCCAGATCATGAATTCTCATTTCGGAAAATATGTGTATCCTACCTATGCATTTATTCAAGGAGGTGATGGAGGAATGGAGTATGGAATGTGTACGATGATTCTTGGAGAGGCTAAAAATATTAAAGATTTAATGGGGCTTATGGCTCATGAAGGAGCACACTCATGGTATCAGCAGATGCTTGCCACCAATGAATCTGTACGTCCATGGATGGATGAGGGTTTTACAAGCTACGCAGAGGGGTATACAATGCACCAGCTATTTCCTGAAGAACTTCCAAATCCTTTTGCTAAAACCATAGAAGCCTACAGAAACTTCATTAAAAAAGGAATTGAAGAACCTGCAGTTTGGTTAGGAGACCACCATGATAACGGAACGGCTTATACTTATTCTACTTATGTGAAAGGAGAGTTGTATCTGGTACAGTTAGGATACATTATGGGGGAGCAAAACCTTGCAGAAACCCTAAAGCAATATTATGATCAATGGAGCATGAAGCATCCTTCAGATAGAGATTTTCTTCATATTGCCCAAAAAGTTTCCGGGATGGATCTGAAGTGGTTCCACAATTACTGGATCAATACTACCAAGACAATAGATTATGGAATTAAGGATGTAAAGTACGATGAAAAATCTACTACAATTACCCTTGTGAATAATGGTCAGGTTCCAATGCCAATTGATTTCAGTGTAATGACAACAGACAAAAAGATTGTTACGTATCAGATTCCATTGAACATGACGCATACGTGGAAAGAAAAGGATATTTATGGTGATTTTAAAACAATGCCTTATTGGCCTTGGACACAGAAAGAATATACCATCACTGTTCCTTATACAAAATCTCAATTATCCGTTTTGGGAATTGATTTCAGCCAAAGAATTGCAGATGTAAACATGGCGGATAATTTTGTAGAAGTAAAATAA
- a CDS encoding type III pantothenate kinase encodes MNSIVINVGNSNIRFGLFNGDNCDISWVINTKPYRTADELYVQMLMLYQTYKIDPKEINKVIIGSVVPQLTKVMSSGIKKIHGVNPVIVDRGTPSGVQAKSKQMGTDIYANLVAAHNLYPGRKKIVIDFGTALTASCVTETGETLGVIIAPGIVTSLNSLINQTAQLPDIELKKPKTVLGLDTVTCMQSGMVYGFLGMVEGFIDRINEEVNDDCFVVATGGVSHVYKPLTDKIHVMDRLHTLKGLYFLGKDL; translated from the coding sequence ATGAATTCAATTGTAATAAATGTAGGGAACAGCAATATCAGATTCGGCCTTTTTAATGGTGATAATTGTGATATTTCCTGGGTGATCAATACGAAACCTTACAGAACAGCGGATGAGCTGTATGTACAAATGCTGATGCTTTATCAGACCTATAAAATTGATCCAAAGGAAATAAATAAAGTGATCATAGGATCGGTAGTTCCTCAGCTTACCAAAGTGATGAGTTCAGGGATCAAAAAGATTCACGGAGTTAATCCGGTTATTGTTGACAGAGGAACTCCATCAGGGGTACAGGCAAAATCAAAGCAGATGGGAACGGATATTTATGCCAATCTTGTTGCCGCTCACAATTTGTACCCAGGCAGAAAAAAAATTGTTATCGACTTTGGAACGGCTCTTACAGCAAGCTGTGTAACGGAAACAGGAGAAACACTTGGAGTTATTATCGCTCCGGGAATTGTAACCTCCTTAAACTCTCTGATCAATCAAACAGCCCAGCTTCCAGATATAGAACTTAAAAAACCAAAAACTGTTTTAGGACTGGATACCGTAACTTGTATGCAGAGTGGAATGGTGTATGGATTTTTGGGAATGGTAGAGGGGTTTATTGATCGTATTAATGAAGAGGTAAATGACGACTGTTTCGTGGTTGCAACAGGAGGGGTCTCTCATGTTTATAAGCCTTTAACAGATAAAATCCATGTGATGGATAGGCTACATACCCTAAAAGGGCTTTATTTTCTTGGAAAAGACCTATAA
- a CDS encoding GNAT family N-acetyltransferase, which produces MKELNEFPIIETERLILSQLEEADIPFIVEYLQHRIYSDLTSNIPYPYTEDDARFWLKMSKDAFENNSGYTFGIRNKENQLIGAIGLHDRDDDKAELGYWIGMPYWNKGYVTEAARAIVDFGFKELNFNKIFATHFLHNPASGKIMEKIGMEREAILKQEIKKDGEYLDLALYSIFKE; this is translated from the coding sequence ATGAAAGAATTAAATGAGTTTCCGATCATAGAAACCGAAAGGCTCATTCTCTCACAGTTGGAAGAGGCGGATATTCCTTTTATCGTGGAGTATCTTCAGCACAGAATTTATTCAGATTTGACGTCTAATATTCCTTATCCTTATACGGAAGATGATGCCAGGTTCTGGTTAAAGATGTCCAAGGACGCCTTTGAAAATAATAGTGGCTATACTTTTGGGATTCGTAATAAAGAAAATCAACTTATTGGGGCCATCGGATTGCATGACAGAGATGATGATAAAGCTGAATTGGGATATTGGATAGGAATGCCTTATTGGAATAAAGGATATGTCACCGAGGCAGCAAGAGCTATTGTAGATTTTGGATTTAAGGAATTGAATTTCAATAAAATATTTGCTACTCACTTTCTTCATAATCCTGCTTCCGGAAAGATTATGGAAAAGATAGGAATGGAGAGAGAAGCTATATTAAAACAGGAAATAAAGAAAGACGGAGAATATCTGGATCTTGCTCTGTATTCTATTTTCAAGGAATAA
- a CDS encoding nucleoside deaminase, with protein sequence MFTDEYYMKMALQEAETALEKDEVPIGCIVVSNNRIIARAHNLTETLNDVTAHAEMQAITSAANFLGGKYLKDCTLYVTMEPCVMCSGALSWSQISKVVIGARDEQRGFINKHLSLHPKTEIITGIMENECSAIVKSFFKSKR encoded by the coding sequence ATGTTTACTGACGAATATTACATGAAAATGGCTTTGCAGGAAGCAGAAACAGCCTTGGAGAAAGATGAGGTCCCTATCGGATGTATTGTGGTTTCCAATAACCGAATTATTGCAAGAGCACACAACCTTACTGAAACATTAAATGATGTTACCGCTCACGCTGAAATGCAGGCAATAACTTCAGCAGCCAACTTTCTTGGAGGCAAATACTTAAAAGACTGTACATTATACGTAACAATGGAGCCTTGTGTAATGTGCTCCGGAGCACTCTCCTGGTCACAGATCTCAAAGGTGGTTATTGGTGCCAGAGATGAGCAGAGAGGCTTTATCAATAAGCATCTTTCCCTACATCCTAAAACAGAAATTATTACAGGCATTATGGAAAACGAATGTTCTGCCATTGTTAAATCCTTTTTTAAAAGTAAAAGATAA
- a CDS encoding helix-turn-helix transcriptional regulator, whose protein sequence is MKKDFYLTRYALIIKRLESSPATYSQLEDYLLNSFEFQDAGIKSYSIRTLQRDIREISDLFNLSIHNKKKGDNRYYIESRPIMEVDEYNQKLLESFQVSNALNLHPNFSDFIFFESRKPTGVEHFYDLFFAIRNKRVVSFEHYNYKNKLMTSRKVHPLALKESKDRWYLIAIDTKDKILKSFGLDRINYLDVAKNQFREKYKYNFKEHFKNAFGVMNLAEQKPQNIILKCSRHQGEYIRSFPLHQSQKETKETPEEIYFEFFLHPTYDFMQEILSYGKEVTVLEPKCLVDDIRNHLQESLNRYLES, encoded by the coding sequence ATGAAGAAAGATTTTTATCTGACACGATATGCCTTAATTATTAAAAGACTAGAAAGTTCTCCGGCTACTTATTCTCAGCTGGAGGACTATCTTTTAAACTCCTTCGAATTCCAGGATGCTGGAATCAAGAGCTACTCTATTCGTACCTTGCAGAGGGATATTCGTGAAATTTCGGATCTTTTTAACCTTTCTATTCACAACAAAAAAAAGGGTGACAACCGTTATTATATTGAGAGCCGCCCTATCATGGAAGTGGATGAATACAACCAAAAGCTATTGGAATCTTTTCAGGTAAGCAATGCCCTGAATCTTCATCCCAACTTTTCCGACTTTATTTTCTTTGAAAGTAGAAAACCAACCGGTGTAGAGCATTTTTACGATCTGTTCTTCGCTATTCGTAATAAAAGAGTAGTATCTTTTGAACACTACAATTACAAAAACAAACTAATGACTTCCAGAAAGGTACACCCTCTGGCTTTAAAAGAATCTAAAGACAGATGGTACCTCATCGCCATTGATACCAAGGACAAAATTCTAAAGTCATTTGGACTGGACAGAATCAATTATCTGGATGTAGCAAAGAACCAATTCAGAGAAAAATACAAATATAATTTCAAGGAGCATTTTAAAAATGCTTTCGGAGTGATGAATCTGGCAGAACAAAAGCCTCAGAATATTATATTAAAATGCAGCCGTCATCAGGGAGAATATATCAGAAGTTTTCCGCTTCACCAATCACAAAAAGAAACCAAGGAAACTCCGGAAGAAATCTATTTTGAGTTCTTTCTTCACCCTACCTATGACTTTATGCAGGAAATTCTTTCTTATGGGAAAGAGGTAACGGTTCTAGAACCTAAATGTTTAGTTGATGACATTCGCAACCATCTTCAGGAATCATTAAACCGATATCTTGAGAGCTAA
- a CDS encoding patatin-like phospholipase family protein has product MKKTTILSLDGGGIRGIITCIILRYIEEQLQYYDKPSAKLGDYFDLVAGSSTGGLIASIILCPDEVRKAKYSIQKGLELYAEKGGDIFQVSFWEKLVNPFGLLNERISQEALQKNLNDFFGNLELKELIKPCLITSYDIENRRAKLFNSWEAHLSTDNFYVKDVCRATSAAPTYFSPVQIKSMYGQIFSLIDGGMFANNPALCAYAEARKIPFAEVLKNHQKANHPGVNDMIIISIGTGIEARPYSFKRLEKAGKIGWVNPIIDILMSANAETVDYQLGQMFQTLGLRNQKNYYRLNPSLKNASPAMDNVRRSNIENLIQAGLSYIDDNRETLNQIVQKLIKNKI; this is encoded by the coding sequence ATGAAAAAGACAACCATTCTTTCTTTGGACGGAGGCGGAATAAGAGGAATTATTACCTGTATTATTCTACGCTACATAGAAGAACAGCTCCAGTATTATGATAAACCAAGTGCCAAGCTTGGGGATTATTTTGATTTGGTAGCAGGCAGCAGCACAGGAGGTCTGATTGCATCTATTATTCTTTGTCCTGATGAAGTTCGTAAAGCAAAATATTCCATTCAGAAAGGTTTGGAATTGTATGCTGAAAAGGGCGGTGATATCTTCCAGGTTTCCTTTTGGGAAAAACTGGTTAATCCATTTGGATTGTTGAATGAGAGGATTTCGCAGGAAGCGCTTCAGAAAAACCTAAATGACTTTTTTGGAAATTTAGAATTAAAGGAATTAATAAAACCATGTTTAATAACAAGTTATGATATAGAGAACAGACGTGCAAAGCTTTTCAATTCCTGGGAAGCTCATCTTAGCACAGATAATTTTTACGTAAAAGATGTTTGCAGAGCCACATCAGCAGCACCCACCTATTTTAGTCCTGTGCAGATTAAATCTATGTACGGACAAATCTTCAGCTTGATTGATGGGGGTATGTTTGCAAACAACCCTGCTCTTTGTGCTTATGCAGAGGCTAGAAAAATCCCTTTTGCTGAGGTTTTAAAAAACCATCAGAAAGCCAACCATCCGGGAGTTAATGATATGATTATCATTTCTATCGGAACAGGAATTGAAGCCCGCCCTTATTCTTTTAAAAGACTGGAAAAGGCCGGGAAAATAGGCTGGGTAAATCCTATCATTGATATCTTAATGTCTGCCAACGCAGAAACGGTGGATTATCAGCTGGGTCAGATGTTTCAGACCTTAGGATTGAGAAACCAGAAAAACTATTACCGCCTCAATCCATCCTTGAAAAATGCCTCTCCCGCTATGGATAATGTAAGACGCTCTAATATTGAAAACCTGATACAGGCAGGATTAAGCTATATTGATGATAACAGAGAAACATTGAATCAAATTGTTCAGAAGCTCATCAAAAACAAAATATAA
- a CDS encoding M15 family metallopeptidase, which produces MDKVTSERIQKLHPLVRDEVKQIIKECDEALTGRAKIRITQGLRSFEEQEKLYAIGRITSGKKVTNAKAGQSIHNYGLAIDICLMIDGKTASWDTVKDWDNDKIADWDECVKVFARHGWDWGGNWKTFKDLPHFEKKSISSKKGHIKISWRKLLKMPKDEQNYVIF; this is translated from the coding sequence ATGGACAAAGTAACATCAGAAAGAATTCAGAAACTTCACCCGCTGGTAAGAGATGAAGTGAAACAAATTATCAAGGAGTGTGACGAAGCTCTTACCGGAAGAGCCAAAATAAGAATCACCCAAGGATTAAGGTCTTTTGAGGAACAGGAAAAGCTCTATGCCATAGGAAGAATTACTTCCGGGAAAAAGGTGACCAATGCCAAAGCCGGACAAAGTATTCATAACTATGGGCTTGCTATAGATATTTGCCTGATGATTGACGGAAAAACCGCAAGTTGGGATACGGTAAAAGACTGGGATAATGATAAAATTGCCGACTGGGACGAATGTGTAAAGGTTTTTGCCAGACATGGTTGGGATTGGGGCGGAAACTGGAAAACATTCAAAGACCTTCCCCACTTTGAAAAAAAGAGTATTTCATCGAAAAAAGGACATATAAAAATTAGCTGGAGAAAGCTTTTAAAGATGCCAAAAGATGAACAAAATTATGTCATTTTTTAA
- a CDS encoding Y-family DNA polymerase: protein MYALVDCNNFFVSCERTLDPALEGKPVVVLSNNDGCVVSRSKEAKDLGIPMAAPAFKYKELFKQHDVKSFSAKFELYNYKSQQVINIASSYVLDYEVYSIDELFLDLTGFKYIDIYDYCFKIKEEIDEKENIPVSIGVAPSKTLCKVANRIVKDFPEQFNGVYIMDTPEKIEKALKWLNIGDVWGIGRKLAVKMNDSGVYKAWDLLQKPEAWVRKIMGIHGIRMINELKGIRQLELDAPSPKKSIAVTRSFMQMLTNKEDIRERIETFGMYCSERLRRQNTCCRMITVFVQTNRFRKDLPEYRNGMTQILPNPTNSSILIGRVVNELFEAIYKDGFHYKRAGVMVNDFVPEDQRQISLFEEDTQNQHLPVMKAMDAMNRKYGKDKVRLGSMSGENTFGRTQLSPEYEAFLKNNTLPEANFRFH from the coding sequence ATGTATGCACTGGTAGATTGTAATAATTTTTTTGTTTCCTGTGAAAGGACTCTGGATCCTGCACTTGAGGGCAAACCCGTTGTGGTTCTTTCCAACAACGACGGATGTGTTGTATCCCGAAGTAAGGAAGCGAAAGACCTGGGTATTCCCATGGCTGCCCCGGCCTTCAAATACAAGGAGCTTTTCAAGCAGCATGATGTAAAAAGCTTTTCAGCGAAATTTGAGCTGTATAATTACAAAAGCCAGCAAGTTATTAATATTGCCAGCTCTTATGTTTTGGATTATGAGGTGTATAGTATTGATGAACTTTTTCTCGATTTAACGGGGTTTAAGTACATTGATATTTATGATTATTGTTTTAAAATTAAGGAAGAAATTGATGAAAAAGAAAACATTCCTGTAAGCATAGGAGTTGCACCTAGTAAAACCTTGTGTAAGGTTGCCAATAGAATTGTAAAGGATTTTCCGGAACAATTTAATGGGGTTTATATCATGGATACTCCTGAGAAAATTGAAAAAGCTTTGAAATGGCTTAATATAGGTGATGTATGGGGAATAGGTAGAAAGCTGGCTGTAAAGATGAATGACAGTGGGGTTTATAAGGCATGGGATCTTCTTCAGAAACCGGAAGCTTGGGTTAGAAAAATAATGGGAATTCATGGAATAAGAATGATCAATGAGTTGAAAGGAATTCGTCAGCTGGAATTAGATGCTCCATCACCCAAAAAGTCTATTGCCGTTACCCGAAGCTTTATGCAAATGCTTACAAATAAGGAAGACATCCGAGAGCGCATAGAAACCTTTGGAATGTATTGTTCGGAAAGGCTACGCAGGCAAAATACCTGTTGCAGGATGATAACGGTGTTTGTACAAACCAATAGGTTTAGAAAAGATCTTCCTGAATATAGAAATGGAATGACCCAAATTCTTCCCAATCCCACCAATTCCTCCATTTTAATAGGAAGAGTTGTAAATGAACTGTTTGAAGCCATCTACAAGGATGGGTTTCATTATAAAAGGGCCGGCGTTATGGTAAATGACTTTGTTCCTGAAGATCAAAGACAGATCAGTCTTTTCGAAGAAGATACCCAAAATCAACATCTTCCTGTGATGAAAGCAATGGACGCCATGAACAGAAAATACGGGAAAGATAAAGTGCGTCTGGGAAGTATGAGCGGTGAGAATACTTTTGGCCGTACGCAGCTGTCTCCTGAATATGAAGCTTTCTTAAAAAATAATACTTTACCTGAAGCTAACTTTAGGTTCCATTAG
- a CDS encoding complement C1q domain-containing protein encodes MKNLNYLVKGILVSGCLSFNFTNAQVGINTANPQAMLHVDGGKDNPASGNITSVQAANDMVITSSGEMGIGTLSPAVKIDARSTDNTDNSIGIGETSQAASVAGGGAVRYNPLNGGKMQYSDGVVWQDLISTPTKAVVVANIEAASFAIKIPYQVSTGILGWNEITDPTGDFTPATGTFTAPRTGVYLVSFTYDFVRIPIESGYFSEARYVVNGNATVKKCVKSFSNISKQAQVAGSCVAGVQLNKGDTLQPQIYQSVYNGSLSLRTNTSSSSNDYGFVNISILEQ; translated from the coding sequence ATGAAAAATTTAAATTATCTGGTAAAGGGGATTCTGGTCTCAGGATGTCTTTCTTTTAATTTTACAAACGCACAGGTAGGAATTAATACAGCTAATCCTCAGGCAATGCTCCATGTGGATGGGGGGAAAGATAACCCTGCATCTGGAAATATAACCTCTGTACAGGCTGCCAATGATATGGTGATTACTTCTTCTGGTGAGATGGGAATAGGAACATTGTCTCCGGCAGTAAAGATAGATGCCCGCTCCACTGATAATACGGATAATTCGATTGGTATTGGTGAGACTTCCCAAGCTGCTTCTGTAGCAGGAGGTGGGGCTGTAAGATATAATCCCTTAAATGGTGGGAAAATGCAATATTCAGATGGAGTAGTGTGGCAGGATCTTATTTCTACTCCTACCAAAGCTGTTGTAGTGGCTAATATAGAGGCCGCTAGTTTTGCCATTAAAATTCCTTATCAAGTTTCTACAGGCATTCTGGGATGGAACGAAATTACCGATCCTACAGGCGATTTTACCCCGGCCACAGGAACTTTTACAGCACCAAGAACAGGAGTTTATCTGGTATCCTTTACGTATGATTTTGTGAGAATCCCTATTGAATCCGGATATTTTTCTGAAGCGAGATATGTAGTGAACGGAAATGCTACTGTTAAGAAGTGTGTAAAATCATTTTCCAATATTTCAAAACAGGCTCAGGTAGCAGGCTCATGCGTTGCAGGAGTGCAACTGAACAAAGGAGATACGCTTCAACCACAAATCTATCAGTCAGTGTACAACGGAAGTTTGAGTTTACGAACAAACACTTCGTCTTCAAGTAATGACTATGGCTTTGTAAATATTTCAATATTAGAACAATAA
- a CDS encoding tetratricopeptide repeat protein: MKKKITFFFFLIISTYSFSQTFDFERQYKYARGLSSKNPDSSEIVLNTIIDSAQRRNLTEYLAKAYYLKSYNSYLRSDAKSSLDFSEKTLKTSIQNNYAIGKALAYRMQGTQYAKLGLLEESSRNLQKALAEVKNNNTDEGHELKGMIYNSFLILLNENQYKEKELYSKNAIQEFRKIKNIPRRNELLISAYTNMGYSLSEVKKFKEAKSYFIQALTLIDDNNHYLKSNILNDIGFSFFKQNKPDSAVLYYQQALAIVNKYGFNEKKIEVTKNLETAYTQLHDSSNIQKYKVENLKLKDSISYNKAIAINKTLSKKEENFDKELNKSHRFSKGLLIVCLVMVLILGAGIFNSIRLRKKHKETVARIYREGVALPAYEEDSSEVSEEPQPQHSNTRAEVKISAEAEENILTGLKNFEESLQFNSKNISRYNLANTLNINTKYLSAVIRKHKNLNFNQYINHLRINYIVNQLKNDPQYRKYKINHLAEITGYSSHSAFSIEFKRITGLHPSAFIKTLGEVT, encoded by the coding sequence ATGAAGAAAAAAATTACGTTCTTTTTCTTCCTCATTATTTCGACATATTCATTTTCTCAAACATTTGATTTTGAGAGACAGTATAAATATGCACGAGGACTTTCTTCAAAAAATCCGGACAGTTCAGAAATTGTTCTCAATACAATTATAGACTCCGCACAAAGAAGAAACTTGACAGAATATCTTGCCAAGGCTTATTATTTAAAGTCATACAACAGCTATTTAAGATCAGATGCAAAGAGCAGTCTTGACTTTTCCGAAAAAACACTGAAGACTTCCATACAAAATAATTATGCTATAGGAAAAGCCCTTGCCTACAGAATGCAGGGCACACAATATGCAAAGTTGGGACTTTTAGAAGAATCTTCTAGAAATCTACAAAAGGCATTGGCCGAAGTCAAAAATAATAATACAGATGAAGGACATGAACTGAAAGGAATGATTTATAATTCTTTTCTGATTCTCCTCAATGAAAATCAGTACAAGGAAAAAGAACTTTACTCCAAAAATGCTATTCAGGAATTCAGAAAGATCAAAAATATACCCCGGCGAAACGAACTATTGATCTCAGCCTATACCAATATGGGGTACAGTTTATCTGAGGTAAAAAAATTCAAGGAAGCAAAATCTTATTTTATACAGGCTCTCACCCTGATAGACGATAACAACCATTATCTTAAATCCAATATTCTTAATGATATCGGGTTTTCATTCTTTAAGCAAAATAAACCGGACAGTGCCGTTTTGTATTATCAGCAGGCATTGGCTATTGTCAATAAGTATGGTTTTAATGAAAAGAAAATAGAAGTTACAAAAAATCTTGAAACGGCCTATACCCAGCTTCACGACTCATCCAATATTCAAAAATATAAAGTTGAAAATCTAAAACTGAAAGACAGTATTTCCTACAACAAAGCAATAGCGATCAATAAAACACTTTCAAAAAAAGAGGAAAATTTTGACAAGGAACTTAACAAAAGTCATAGATTTTCAAAAGGGTTACTTATTGTTTGTCTTGTAATGGTTCTGATATTGGGTGCGGGTATTTTTAATAGTATTCGCCTTAGAAAAAAACATAAAGAAACAGTTGCCAGAATATATAGAGAAGGGGTTGCTCTTCCTGCCTATGAAGAGGATTCCAGTGAAGTTTCTGAGGAACCCCAGCCTCAACACAGCAATACTCGGGCGGAAGTAAAAATTTCCGCTGAAGCAGAAGAAAATATTTTAACGGGATTAAAAAACTTTGAAGAGAGTCTTCAATTTAACAGCAAGAATATTTCACGCTATAACCTAGCCAATACCCTTAATATAAATACGAAGTATCTTTCAGCGGTTATAAGAAAGCATAAGAACCTCAACTTCAATCAGTATATCAATCATCTTAGGATCAACTATATTGTAAATCAACTAAAAAATGACCCGCAATATCGAAAATACAAGATTAATCACCTTGCTGAAATTACGGGTTATTCTTCTCACAGCGCCTTTTCCATTGAGTTTAAAAGAATCACAGGACTACATCCGTCAGCCTTTATTAAAACTCTTGGAGAGGTTACATAA